One Gemmatimonadales bacterium DNA window includes the following coding sequences:
- the add gene encoding adenosine deaminase, whose product MTGKQSRRRADSGARSGEPETGAVTRELLRRLPKAELHVHLDGSLRPRTLLELARDQHVKLPADDVASLARYMHVTDARSLVDYLERFEVTLSVLQTPDALERAAYELVADGAAENVRYMEIRYSPILNTRKGMPLTEAVEAPLRGMHRAEAEFGVKTSLIICGIRNMSPDVSLELANLTVAYKNHGVVAFDLAGAEYNFPAKKHKEAFYTVIDHNIATTVHAGEAYGAESISQALHYCHADRIGHGTRLFENPELEQYVNDHRVPLEICITSNLQTHAVRAIEEHPVRRYFDLGVVVCLNTDNRLMSATTVTEELWLAHSKLSFTREEIDRMILYGFESAFLPFRERQAMVEKIRKELDATA is encoded by the coding sequence CGAGCTGCTGCGCAGACTGCCCAAGGCCGAGCTGCACGTGCATCTCGACGGCAGTCTGCGGCCACGGACGCTGCTGGAGCTGGCCCGCGACCAGCACGTCAAGCTGCCCGCGGACGACGTCGCCTCGCTCGCGCGCTACATGCACGTCACCGACGCGCGCAGCCTGGTGGACTACCTCGAGCGCTTCGAGGTCACGCTGTCCGTGTTGCAGACGCCTGACGCGCTCGAGCGCGCTGCGTACGAGCTGGTGGCAGATGGGGCGGCGGAGAACGTGCGGTACATGGAGATCCGCTACTCGCCGATCCTGAACACGCGCAAGGGCATGCCGCTCACCGAGGCGGTGGAGGCGCCGCTGCGCGGCATGCACCGCGCCGAGGCGGAGTTCGGCGTGAAGACGTCGCTCATCATCTGCGGGATCCGGAACATGAGCCCGGACGTCTCGCTGGAGCTGGCGAACCTCACGGTGGCCTACAAGAACCACGGCGTCGTGGCGTTCGACCTCGCCGGCGCCGAGTACAATTTCCCCGCCAAGAAGCACAAGGAAGCGTTCTACACCGTCATCGACCACAACATCGCCACCACGGTGCATGCGGGAGAGGCGTACGGTGCCGAGTCCATCTCGCAGGCGCTCCACTATTGCCACGCCGACCGTATCGGCCATGGGACGCGGCTGTTCGAGAACCCGGAGCTGGAGCAATACGTCAACGACCACCGCGTGCCGCTCGAGATCTGCATCACCAGCAACCTGCAGACGCACGCGGTGCGTGCGATCGAGGAGCACCCGGTGCGACGCTACTTCGACCTCGGCGTCGTGGTGTGCCTCAACACCGACAACCGGCTGATGAGCGCCACGACCGTGACCGAAGAACTGTGGCTCGCGCATTCCAAGCTGAGTTTCACCCGCGAGGAGATAGACCGCATGATCCTCTACGGGTTCGAGAGCGCGTTCCTGCCGTTCAGGGAGCGACAGGCGATGGTTGAGAAGATCAGGAAGGAACTGGACGCAACGGCTTGA